In the genome of Falsirhodobacter halotolerans, one region contains:
- a CDS encoding TspO/MBR family protein, whose product MRSLIIHILFIAATVGAGMFVGTTWPPGAWYEGLQKPFFTPPDAWFPIVWGTLYAIIGLVGARLLLRGGPGLLWVAQMALNLSWTPVFFGAHHMVAGFGIIAALWLTVIAFILRAWPRDPLSSLLFVPYALWVTVAAALNGALILLN is encoded by the coding sequence ATGCGCAGCCTGATCATCCATATCCTGTTCATCGCCGCCACCGTGGGCGCGGGCATGTTCGTGGGCACCACTTGGCCCCCCGGCGCCTGGTATGAGGGGCTGCAGAAGCCCTTCTTCACCCCCCCGGACGCGTGGTTCCCGATCGTCTGGGGCACGCTTTATGCGATCATCGGCCTTGTGGGCGCGCGCCTGCTGCTGCGGGGCGGGCCGGGGCTTTTGTGGGTGGCGCAGATGGCGCTGAACCTGTCCTGGACGCCGGTGTTCTTCGGCGCGCATCACATGGTTGCGGGGTTCGGGATCATCGCCGCCCTGTGGCTGACGGTCATCGCCTTCATCCTGCGCGCCTGGCCGCGCGATCCGCTGTCCTCGCTTTTGTTCGTGCCTTATGCCCTGTGGGTGACGGTGGCGGCGGCGCTGAACGGCGCGCTTATCCTTCTGAACTAG
- a CDS encoding glycosyltransferase family 2 protein: protein MGDMIRALKARWRTRRAVAEIEGRTGVPRAHGMACPVVVSLTSYPARYATLARTLRGLMRQTVRADRTVLWLAHGDEASLPAEVRETGVEVRLCDDIRSYKKIIPALAEWPEAAIVTADDDVYYPADWLERLLAGTAPVRALRAHRVRMDGPRPAPYAQWARNIAAPEGGALIFPTGVLGVLYMPGSFHTDVLDRDAFMTLAPNADDVWLYWMHRRAGARAEKVGGKLRVLEWPGSQTVSLRSDNLAQGNDRAIAAMTDRYGFPSSEG from the coding sequence ATGGGCGACATGATCCGGGCGCTGAAGGCCCGCTGGCGCACTCGCCGCGCCGTGGCCGAGATCGAGGGCCGAACCGGGGTGCCGCGCGCGCACGGGATGGCGTGTCCGGTCGTGGTCTCGCTCACCTCCTATCCTGCGCGCTATGCCACGCTGGCGCGCACGCTGCGCGGGTTGATGCGGCAAACCGTGCGCGCCGATCGCACCGTGCTGTGGCTGGCCCATGGCGATGAGGCGTCGCTGCCGGCGGAGGTGCGCGAGACCGGGGTCGAGGTGCGCCTGTGCGACGATATCCGGTCCTACAAGAAGATCATCCCCGCCCTTGCGGAATGGCCCGAGGCGGCCATCGTGACGGCCGATGACGATGTCTATTACCCGGCGGACTGGCTGGAGCGTCTGCTGGCCGGGACGGCACCGGTTCGCGCGCTGCGCGCCCATCGGGTGCGGATGGACGGCCCGCGCCCCGCACCTTACGCCCAATGGGCGCGCAACATCGCCGCGCCGGAGGGGGGGGCGCTGATCTTTCCGACGGGGGTCTTGGGCGTTCTTTACATGCCCGGCAGCTTTCACACGGATGTGCTGGATCGGGACGCGTTCATGACGCTTGCGCCCAATGCCGACGATGTCTGGCTTTACTGGATGCACCGGCGGGCGGGAGCGCGGGCCGAAAAGGTTGGTGGCAAACTGCGCGTTCTGGAATGGCCCGGATCGCAGACGGTGAGCCTGCGGTCGGACAATCTGGCGCAGGGGAATGACCGCGCCATCGCCGCGATGACGGACCGCTACGGCTTCCCTAGTTCAGAAGGATAA
- a CDS encoding rhamnan synthesis F family protein: MTTSRYIPPKKTLPQKIRREVRRIGRQIAFPFKPFWGYGTRIAYDRTRASTVHVTEGAQPVMDEIAILLIYQPKGLLASTLWQIDWMGRQGISLIVVTNAPLRAEDRDKLAGMTHLVVERPNIGYDFGGYREGVMQVMERKYAPRALYVMNDSMWFPLSETSDVIERARAAPEDVWGLFVDLDSAYRRKIDSGKEHVQSYFFRFSEKLLRDPVFWSYWKNMSLVSDKRAVIKLREVKLAAYFASKGYSVGGHNNWLEVANYLLTLDDEEKMDAILRHRCEVHEDDRAVIAPLLERMTALEARDKLREDIAETKLFLFSTALHPYVMTDLGFPFLKKQRFAVMVAKRAKIVEMGLHRNFPEPMQAEIEEWDRDVTEVWPLRR; the protein is encoded by the coding sequence GTGACGACCAGCCGATATATCCCCCCCAAGAAGACTCTGCCCCAGAAGATCCGTCGCGAAGTCCGGCGCATCGGGCGTCAGATCGCGTTTCCGTTCAAGCCGTTCTGGGGATATGGAACCCGGATCGCTTATGATCGCACACGGGCCTCCACAGTTCATGTGACCGAAGGCGCGCAGCCTGTGATGGACGAGATTGCCATCCTGCTGATTTATCAACCCAAGGGGCTTTTGGCCTCGACGCTGTGGCAGATCGACTGGATGGGGCGGCAGGGCATCAGCCTGATCGTCGTCACCAACGCGCCCCTGCGCGCGGAGGATCGCGACAAGCTGGCCGGAATGACCCACCTTGTCGTGGAACGCCCCAATATCGGATACGACTTCGGCGGGTATCGTGAAGGCGTCATGCAGGTGATGGAGCGGAAGTATGCGCCCCGCGCGCTTTACGTCATGAACGACAGCATGTGGTTCCCGCTGTCGGAAACGTCGGACGTGATCGAACGTGCCCGCGCCGCGCCCGAGGATGTGTGGGGCCTGTTCGTGGATCTCGATTCCGCCTATCGCCGCAAGATCGATTCCGGCAAGGAGCATGTTCAGTCCTACTTCTTCCGGTTTTCGGAAAAGCTGCTGCGCGATCCGGTATTCTGGTCCTATTGGAAGAACATGTCGCTGGTCAGCGACAAGCGCGCGGTCATCAAGCTGCGCGAGGTCAAGCTTGCGGCCTATTTCGCAAGCAAGGGCTACAGCGTCGGCGGGCACAACAACTGGCTGGAAGTCGCGAATTATCTTCTGACGCTGGACGACGAGGAGAAGATGGACGCGATCCTGCGCCATCGGTGTGAGGTTCACGAGGATGACCGGGCGGTGATCGCGCCGCTCTTGGAGCGGATGACCGCGCTGGAGGCGCGGGACAAGCTGCGTGAAGACATTGCCGAAACCAAGCTTTTCCTGTTTTCGACGGCGCTGCACCCGTATGTCATGACCGATCTCGGCTTTCCGTTCCTCAAGAAGCAGCGGTTCGCCGTCATGGTGGCGAAACGGGCCAAGATCGTCGAAATGGGTCTGCACCGGAACTTTCCCGAACCCATGCAGGCCGAGATCGAGGAATGGGATCGCGATGTGACCGAGGTCTGGCCCCTGCGGCGGTGA
- the pnp gene encoding polyribonucleotide nucleotidyltransferase, producing the protein MFNVTRKSIEWGGETLTLETGKVARQADGTVIATLGETSVMANVTFAKQQKPGQDFFPLTVHYQEKYYAAGKIPGGFFKREARPSEKETLVSRLIDRPCRPLFVDGFKNEVLVMCTVLSHDLENEPDILAMIAASAALTISGVPFMGPIAAARVGFVNGEYTLNPPVDDMQGLRNNPEQRLDLVVAGTKNAVMMVESEAYELTEAEMLGAVKFGHDAMQPVIDMIIDLAEDAAKEPFDFQPADYSKLYAKVKKAGEKQMRAAFAIRDKGERVDAIAAARAAVKDALSEDELADINLGSAFKKLESSILRGDVVKNGTRIDGRDTTTVRQITSETGILPRTHGSALFTRGETQALVVTTLGTGEDEQIIDALHGNSRSNFLLHYNFPPYSVGEVGRVGSPGRREIGHGKLAWRALQAVLPSATDFPYTIRVVSEITESNGSSSMASICGGSLAMMDAGVPLKAPVAGVAMGLILEDDGKFAVLTDILGDEDHLGDMDFKVAGTENGITTMQMDIKVAGITPAIMEQALEQAKNGRLHILGEMGKALTSANAFSAYAPKIETLTIPTDKIREVIGSGGKVIREIVETSGAKVDINDDGMIKIASNDADAIKRAYDMIWSIVAEPEEGKIYTGRVVKLVDFGAFVNFFGKRDGLVHVSQIANKRLQHPNEILKEGQEVKVKLLGFDDRGKVRLGMKMVDQETGEEVAPEAKADEA; encoded by the coding sequence ATGTTCAACGTTACCCGTAAGTCGATCGAGTGGGGCGGCGAGACGCTGACGCTCGAGACCGGCAAAGTGGCCCGTCAGGCCGATGGCACCGTCATCGCCACGCTGGGCGAAACCTCGGTCATGGCCAACGTGACCTTTGCCAAGCAGCAAAAGCCGGGGCAGGATTTCTTTCCGCTGACCGTGCATTACCAAGAAAAATACTACGCCGCGGGCAAGATCCCCGGCGGCTTCTTCAAGCGTGAAGCCCGCCCGTCCGAAAAAGAGACGCTGGTGTCGCGCCTGATCGACCGTCCGTGCCGCCCGCTGTTCGTCGATGGCTTCAAGAACGAAGTCCTCGTGATGTGCACCGTGCTGAGCCACGATCTGGAAAACGAGCCGGACATCCTGGCGATGATCGCCGCTTCGGCCGCGCTGACGATTTCGGGCGTGCCGTTCATGGGCCCGATCGCGGCGGCCCGCGTCGGGTTCGTCAACGGCGAATACACGCTGAACCCGCCGGTCGATGACATGCAAGGCCTGCGCAACAACCCCGAACAACGTCTGGACCTGGTCGTCGCCGGCACCAAGAACGCCGTGATGATGGTGGAATCGGAAGCCTACGAGCTGACCGAGGCCGAGATGCTGGGCGCGGTGAAGTTCGGGCATGACGCGATGCAGCCGGTGATCGACATGATCATCGACCTGGCCGAAGACGCCGCGAAAGAGCCGTTCGACTTCCAGCCCGCCGACTATTCCAAGCTTTACGCCAAGGTGAAGAAGGCCGGCGAGAAGCAGATGCGCGCCGCCTTCGCCATCCGCGACAAGGGCGAGCGGGTCGATGCCATCGCCGCCGCCCGCGCCGCCGTCAAGGACGCGCTGAGCGAGGACGAACTGGCCGACATCAACCTCGGCTCGGCGTTCAAGAAGCTGGAATCGTCCATCCTGCGCGGCGATGTCGTCAAGAACGGCACCCGCATCGACGGGCGCGACACCACGACCGTGCGTCAGATCACGTCGGAAACCGGCATCCTGCCGCGCACCCACGGGTCGGCGCTGTTCACCCGTGGCGAGACGCAGGCGCTGGTCGTGACCACGCTGGGCACGGGCGAGGATGAGCAGATCATCGACGCGCTGCACGGCAATTCGCGCTCCAACTTCCTGCTGCACTACAACTTCCCCCCCTATTCGGTGGGCGAGGTGGGTCGTGTGGGCAGCCCCGGCCGTCGCGAGATCGGCCACGGCAAGCTGGCATGGCGCGCGCTGCAGGCGGTTCTGCCGTCGGCCACCGACTTCCCCTACACCATCCGCGTCGTGTCCGAGATCACCGAGTCCAACGGCTCGTCCTCGATGGCGTCGATCTGCGGCGGATCGCTGGCGATGATGGATGCGGGCGTTCCGCTGAAGGCGCCGGTCGCCGGCGTGGCCATGGGCCTGATCCTGGAAGACGACGGCAAGTTCGCCGTGCTGACCGATATCCTTGGCGACGAGGATCACCTCGGCGATATGGACTTCAAGGTGGCGGGGACCGAGAACGGCATCACCACGATGCAGATGGACATCAAGGTGGCCGGCATCACGCCCGCGATCATGGAACAGGCGCTGGAGCAGGCCAAGAACGGCCGTCTGCACATCCTGGGCGAGATGGGCAAGGCCCTGACCTCGGCCAACGCCTTCTCCGCCTATGCGCCCAAGATCGAGACGCTGACCATTCCGACCGACAAGATCCGTGAAGTGATCGGATCGGGCGGCAAGGTCATCCGCGAGATCGTGGAGACGTCGGGGGCCAAGGTCGACATCAACGACGACGGCATGATCAAGATCGCGTCGAACGACGCGGATGCGATCAAGCGCGCCTATGACATGATCTGGTCCATCGTGGCCGAGCCGGAAGAGGGCAAGATCTATACCGGCCGCGTCGTGAAACTGGTCGACTTCGGCGCCTTCGTGAACTTCTTCGGCAAGCGGGACGGTCTGGTTCACGTGTCGCAGATCGCCAACAAGCGTCTGCAGCACCCCAACGAGATCCTGAAGGAAGGCCAGGAAGTGAAGGTCAAGCTTCTGGGCTTCGACGATCGCGGCAAGGTGCGCCTTGGCATGAAGATGGTCGATCAGGAAACGGGCGAGGAAGTCGCGCCCGAGGCGAAGGCCGACGAGGCCTGA
- the rpsO gene encoding 30S ribosomal protein S15, whose amino-acid sequence MSITVEEKNRLMKEFATKEGDTGSPEVQVAVLSSRISTLTEHFKTHKKDNHSRRGLLMMVAQRRKLLDYLKGKDEGRYTSLIGRLGLRR is encoded by the coding sequence GTGTCGATCACTGTCGAAGAAAAAAACCGCCTGATGAAGGAATTCGCAACCAAGGAAGGCGACACCGGTTCGCCCGAGGTTCAGGTTGCCGTCCTGTCGTCGCGGATTTCCACGCTGACCGAGCATTTCAAGACCCATAAGAAAGACAACCACTCCCGTCGTGGTCTTCTGATGATGGTCGCGCAACGCCGCAAACTGCTCGACTATCTCAAGGGCAAGGACGAAGGCCGTTACACGTCCCTGATCGGACGTCTGGGCCTGCGCCGCTGA
- a CDS encoding calcium-binding protein: protein MIGLLGLVGAVMAGAAADAILATREASASDVDAAADDLSPEEEDTTRIVPLHQMLADDGMPQSSDTPPPVDDPRHLVGGAGDDLITGAGGNDTLIGGDGRDQMTGNAGDDLMIGGRGDDQMDGGDGDDTLLGGAGNDILRGGEGRDVMRGGAGDDWLAGQNGDDRLFGGRGNDSLLGGDGQDTLQGGAGDDWLDGGMGDDLLQGGAGSDTLDGGDGNDTLFGGQDRDVDFLNGGAGDDRLHLGPGDYGHGGDGADTFVLGEGQPGDPAILSDFNARDDFIELRFGPGADTPVIEVTTDETGQTVLVNGVPMAHLPGGTELTADMIRLLPLHA from the coding sequence ATGATTGGGCTCCTCGGGCTTGTGGGTGCGGTGATGGCCGGCGCCGCGGCGGACGCCATCCTTGCCACGCGCGAGGCATCGGCCAGCGATGTCGACGCCGCCGCCGACGACCTTTCCCCGGAGGAGGAGGACACGACCCGCATCGTGCCACTGCACCAGATGCTGGCGGATGACGGGATGCCCCAATCCAGCGACACCCCCCCGCCGGTGGACGACCCTCGGCATCTTGTCGGCGGCGCAGGGGACGATCTGATCACCGGCGCGGGCGGCAACGACACCTTGATCGGGGGCGACGGTCGGGACCAGATGACCGGAAACGCGGGCGACGATCTGATGATCGGCGGGCGCGGCGACGATCAGATGGACGGGGGCGACGGCGACGACACGCTTCTGGGCGGCGCGGGCAACGACATCCTGCGCGGCGGCGAGGGGCGGGATGTGATGCGCGGCGGGGCGGGCGACGACTGGCTGGCCGGACAGAATGGCGACGACCGGCTGTTCGGCGGGCGCGGGAACGACAGCCTGCTGGGCGGCGACGGGCAGGACACGCTGCAGGGCGGGGCGGGCGACGACTGGCTGGACGGCGGCATGGGGGACGACCTGCTGCAGGGCGGGGCGGGGTCCGACACGCTGGACGGGGGCGACGGCAACGACACCCTGTTCGGCGGGCAGGACCGCGACGTGGATTTCCTGAACGGCGGCGCGGGGGATGACCGGCTGCATCTGGGTCCGGGCGATTACGGGCATGGCGGCGATGGCGCGGACACGTTCGTTCTGGGCGAAGGCCAGCCGGGCGATCCGGCCATCCTGTCCGATTTCAACGCCCGCGACGATTTCATCGAACTGCGCTTTGGCCCCGGTGCCGACACCCCGGTGATCGAGGTCACGACGGACGAAACCGGCCAGACCGTGCTGGTGAATGGGGTGCCCATGGCCCACCTGCCCGGCGGCACGGAACTGACCGCCGACATGATCCGCCTTCTGCCCCTGCACGCCTAG
- the accD gene encoding acetyl-CoA carboxylase, carboxyltransferase subunit beta: MNWISNYVRPKINSLFSRREVPENLWTKCPECGTMLFHRELADNLNVCTNCDHHMAISPRERFSALFDGGIFAEVAVPEPTPDPLHFRDQKKYPDRLRAAQKSTAEKEAMLVVEGEIARTPVVAAAQNFAFMAGSMGMYVGNAIVAAAERAVKLNRPLVLFSAAGGARMQEGILSLMQMPRTTVAVQMLKEANLPYIVVLTHPTTGGVTASYAMLGDVQISEPNALICFAGPRVIEQTIREKLPEGFQRAEYLLDHGMLDRVTHRKDLRDELVTILRMLTGQPPAVKGDLPAPEPVALPATPTAE; encoded by the coding sequence ATGAACTGGATCTCCAACTACGTCCGTCCGAAGATCAATTCGCTGTTCTCGCGCCGGGAGGTGCCGGAGAACCTGTGGACCAAATGTCCCGAATGCGGGACGATGCTGTTTCACCGCGAACTGGCCGACAACCTGAACGTCTGCACGAATTGCGATCACCACATGGCGATCAGCCCGCGTGAACGGTTCAGCGCCTTGTTCGACGGCGGCATCTTCGCCGAGGTGGCGGTGCCCGAACCCACGCCCGACCCGCTGCATTTTCGCGACCAGAAGAAATATCCCGACCGTCTGCGCGCCGCGCAGAAATCCACGGCCGAAAAAGAGGCCATGCTGGTGGTTGAGGGGGAGATCGCCCGCACCCCCGTGGTCGCCGCCGCGCAGAACTTCGCCTTCATGGCCGGATCGATGGGCATGTATGTGGGCAACGCCATCGTCGCCGCCGCCGAACGCGCGGTGAAGCTGAACCGTCCCCTGGTCCTGTTTTCCGCCGCCGGGGGCGCACGGATGCAGGAAGGCATCCTGTCCTTGATGCAGATGCCGCGCACCACGGTCGCGGTGCAGATGCTGAAGGAAGCGAACCTGCCCTATATCGTCGTGCTGACCCACCCGACCACGGGCGGGGTCACGGCGTCCTATGCCATGCTGGGCGATGTGCAAATTTCCGAACCCAACGCGCTGATCTGCTTTGCCGGCCCGCGCGTGATCGAACAGACGATCCGCGAAAAGCTGCCCGAGGGGTTCCAGCGCGCCGAATACCTGCTGGATCACGGGATGCTGGACCGCGTCACCCACCGCAAGGATCTGCGGGATGAACTGGTGACGATCCTGCGCATGTTGACCGGCCAGCCCCCGGCGGTGAAGGGCGATCTGCCCGCCCCCGAACCGGTCGCCCTGCCCGCAACCCCCACCGCCGAGTGA
- a CDS encoding bifunctional folylpolyglutamate synthase/dihydrofolate synthase: MSAPSDAILQRMMALHPKVIDLTLDRMHRLLAQLGHPETRLPPVIHVAGTNGKGSTQAMIRAGLEAAGRKVHAYTSPHLARFHERIRLAGTLISEPDLAALLDECSAANGTDPITFFEITTAAGLLAFARTPADYTLLEVGLGGRLDATNVIARPRLTVITPVSIDHQQYLGETLAEIAGEKAGILKRGVPCIVGPQAPEGLEVIEARAARLGAPLLAYGEHWHVQADRGRLVYQDETGLLDLPLPNLPGPHQIQNAGAALAALRHLGLDERACEAAVTRAEWPARMQHLRHGPLVDAAPHAEMWLDGGHNPAGAQAVAATLAALPRRPTHLVCGMLNTKDVVGYMRPLAGVADTLTAVGIPNEPNTLPAAETRAAAAEAGLAATEADSVLAAVTAIAAGEPQARILICGSLYLAGAILRENG, from the coding sequence GTGAGCGCGCCGTCCGACGCCATCCTGCAGCGCATGATGGCGCTGCACCCCAAGGTCATCGACCTGACCCTGGACCGGATGCACCGCCTTCTGGCGCAACTGGGCCATCCCGAAACCCGCCTGCCCCCCGTGATCCATGTCGCGGGCACCAACGGCAAGGGATCGACCCAGGCGATGATTCGCGCCGGGCTGGAGGCGGCGGGCCGCAAGGTCCACGCCTATACCTCGCCCCACCTTGCGCGGTTTCACGAACGCATCCGCCTTGCAGGCACGCTGATTTCCGAACCCGATCTGGCCGCCCTGCTGGACGAATGCTCGGCCGCCAACGGGACGGACCCGATCACGTTTTTCGAGATTACGACCGCGGCGGGCCTTCTGGCCTTTGCCCGCACCCCCGCTGATTACACCTTGCTGGAAGTGGGGCTTGGCGGGCGGCTGGACGCGACCAACGTGATCGCCCGGCCACGCCTGACTGTCATCACACCCGTCTCCATCGACCACCAGCAATATCTGGGCGAAACGCTGGCCGAAATCGCGGGCGAGAAGGCGGGCATCCTGAAACGCGGCGTGCCGTGCATCGTCGGCCCCCAGGCGCCCGAGGGGCTGGAGGTGATCGAGGCCCGCGCCGCCCGTCTGGGTGCGCCGCTCCTCGCTTATGGCGAACACTGGCATGTGCAGGCCGATCGCGGACGGCTGGTCTATCAGGACGAGACAGGGCTTCTGGATCTGCCGCTGCCCAACCTGCCCGGCCCGCATCAGATCCAGAACGCCGGGGCCGCCCTGGCGGCGCTGCGCCATCTGGGTCTGGACGAACGGGCGTGCGAGGCGGCGGTAACCCGCGCCGAATGGCCCGCCCGGATGCAGCACCTGCGCCATGGTCCGCTGGTGGATGCCGCGCCACATGCCGAAATGTGGCTGGACGGCGGGCATAACCCGGCGGGGGCGCAGGCCGTTGCGGCCACGCTTGCGGCCCTGCCCCGACGCCCGACGCATCTGGTCTGCGGAATGCTGAACACCAAGGATGTCGTGGGCTACATGCGCCCGCTGGCCGGGGTGGCCGACACACTGACCGCCGTCGGCATCCCGAACGAGCCGAACACCCTGCCCGCCGCCGAGACGCGCGCCGCCGCCGCCGAGGCCGGACTGGCCGCGACCGAGGCCGACAGCGTCCTTGCGGCCGTCACCGCCATCGCGGCGGGCGAACCGCAGGCCCGCATCCTCATCTGCGGGTCGCTCTATCTCGCCGGGGCGATCCTGCGCGAAAACGGCTGA
- a CDS encoding DUF3576 domain-containing protein encodes MTLTRNVFLAGLVVLAAGCGNREAADRQREALAAREPYQSDVVGGQRGDGNIWQLFRNSSDPNTRIAVNKYIWTASMDVLSFLPVQTVDPFSGVFTTGYGTPPGGGRAYRATVYVQDAALDARSLHVALQTNGGATVSADTVRAIEDAILTRARQLRLADGRR; translated from the coding sequence ATGACCTTGACGCGCAATGTCTTCCTGGCCGGGCTGGTCGTTCTTGCGGCCGGGTGCGGCAATCGCGAGGCGGCGGATCGGCAGCGCGAGGCCCTGGCCGCGCGGGAGCCGTATCAGAGCGATGTCGTCGGCGGTCAGCGGGGCGACGGCAATATCTGGCAGCTGTTCCGCAACAGTTCGGACCCCAATACGCGAATCGCGGTGAACAAATACATCTGGACCGCGTCCATGGATGTTCTCAGCTTTCTGCCGGTGCAGACGGTCGATCCGTTCTCGGGCGTGTTCACGACCGGATACGGCACGCCGCCGGGGGGCGGGCGCGCCTATCGTGCGACGGTCTATGTGCAGGATGCGGCGCTGGATGCGCGGTCGCTGCATGTGGCGTTGCAGACAAATGGTGGGGCGACGGTGTCGGCCGATACCGTGCGCGCGATCGAGGATGCGATCCTGACCCGCGCACGGCAGCTGCGTCTGGCGGACGGGCGGCGCTGA
- a CDS encoding porin, with the protein MKKLLLATSILAATTGYAAAEVALTGDARMGVVYDGEDVQFSERARVRFNLSGQTDTGLEFGATFRADQASGSASGGSFGTDTAKRGTVWVSGAFGKLSMGDVNSAAEEAFGDLNAIGFSGLGDLADIPYINGDGAGTLDQGPGALYSYTVGGFEFHVGMTDGSRQFGLTPLETGENDLDGNAITVEDDRDATYSMAVGYSGDNYKLGLGYLNNGSYEGNASAFGGGNYGGEQFIVVGETDVAGVGVKAYYTQYSNVLTGFSGVLNGQETDGDVEADYTLGLSGSYQFGATTVNGFYRRDRMKQENIFGDDKLNTFGIGANYDLGGGASLRAGVVDTDLIYDAAGKGQTVADVGIRLNF; encoded by the coding sequence ATGAAAAAGCTTCTTCTGGCGACGTCGATCCTCGCCGCAACCACCGGCTACGCTGCCGCCGAGGTCGCACTGACCGGTGACGCACGTATGGGTGTGGTGTATGACGGTGAGGACGTGCAGTTCTCCGAGCGCGCCCGCGTTCGCTTCAACCTGTCCGGCCAAACCGACACCGGTCTGGAATTCGGCGCGACCTTCCGTGCTGACCAGGCATCGGGTTCGGCTTCGGGCGGTTCGTTCGGCACCGACACCGCGAAACGCGGCACGGTCTGGGTGTCCGGCGCATTCGGCAAACTGTCGATGGGTGACGTCAACTCCGCAGCGGAAGAAGCCTTCGGCGATCTGAACGCCATCGGGTTCTCCGGCCTTGGCGACCTGGCCGACATCCCCTACATCAACGGCGACGGCGCTGGCACGCTGGACCAGGGCCCGGGCGCTCTGTACTCCTACACCGTCGGTGGCTTCGAGTTCCACGTCGGCATGACCGACGGCTCGCGTCAGTTCGGCCTGACGCCGCTGGAAACCGGTGAAAACGACCTCGACGGCAACGCGATCACCGTCGAAGACGATCGTGACGCCACCTACTCGATGGCTGTCGGCTACTCGGGCGACAACTACAAACTGGGCCTCGGCTACCTGAACAACGGCAGCTACGAAGGCAACGCAAGCGCCTTCGGCGGCGGCAACTACGGTGGCGAACAGTTCATCGTCGTCGGTGAAACCGATGTCGCTGGCGTCGGCGTCAAAGCCTACTACACCCAGTACAGCAACGTTCTGACCGGCTTCTCGGGCGTCCTGAACGGCCAAGAAACCGACGGCGACGTCGAAGCTGACTACACCTTGGGTCTGAGCGGGTCGTACCAGTTCGGCGCCACCACGGTGAACGGCTTCTACCGTCGTGACCGCATGAAGCAAGAGAACATCTTCGGCGACGACAAGCTGAACACCTTCGGCATCGGCGCGAACTACGATCTGGGCGGCGGCGCTTCGCTGCGCGCTGGCGTGGTCGACACCGACCTGATCTACGACGCCGCAGGCAAAGGCCAAACGGTCGCCGACGTCGGTATCCGTCTGAACTTCTGA
- a CDS encoding YggS family pyridoxal phosphate-dependent enzyme encodes MAYSDILHRIASAEARAGRAAGSVHLIAVSKVQPDARVAAVLQDGHRLFGENYVQEAQGKWPGFRDTFGRVAVHLIGPLQTNKAKPAMDLFDAIHTLDRPSLAQRLARLAQERGACPDLFVQVNTGEEPQKAGILPADADAFIRAARALDLPVIGAMCIPPEGEDPAPHFAHLARIAERNGLLNLSMGMSGDFETAIAHGATHIRVGSAIFGARTY; translated from the coding sequence ATGGCCTATTCCGACATCCTTCACCGAATCGCCTCGGCCGAAGCCCGCGCGGGTCGGGCGGCGGGGTCGGTCCATCTGATCGCCGTATCCAAGGTCCAGCCCGACGCGCGGGTGGCGGCGGTGCTGCAAGATGGCCACCGCCTCTTCGGAGAAAACTACGTTCAGGAAGCGCAGGGCAAATGGCCCGGCTTTCGCGACACTTTCGGCAGGGTCGCCGTCCACCTGATCGGTCCGCTTCAGACCAACAAGGCCAAACCGGCGATGGACCTGTTCGACGCGATCCACACGCTGGACCGCCCCTCGCTGGCCCAGCGTCTGGCGCGCCTGGCGCAGGAGCGCGGCGCCTGTCCCGACCTGTTCGTTCAGGTCAACACGGGGGAGGAACCGCAAAAGGCCGGCATCCTGCCCGCCGACGCCGATGCCTTCATTCGCGCCGCCCGCGCGCTGGATTTGCCGGTCATCGGTGCGATGTGCATCCCGCCCGAGGGCGAAGACCCCGCCCCCCATTTCGCCCATCTGGCCCGCATTGCCGAACGCAACGGCCTGCTCAACCTCTCCATGGGGATGAGCGGGGATTTCGAAACGGCCATCGCCCACGGCGCGACACATATCCGCGTCGGCAGCGCCATCTTCGGCGCACGCACCTACTGA